From Desulfurobacteriaceae bacterium, one genomic window encodes:
- a CDS encoding cytochrome ubiquinol oxidase subunit I, with translation SFLATHDFNGELKGAKDLQKQFEATFGEGNYIPPVNFSFWSFHLMVYLGFYFVILFLVGLIKYKNLENSTGYLKLALYSLPLPYIACWLGWAYAEVGRQPWIVYPLTDDYGKILNADIGLKTAQAVSLLTNLEVIITYIIFAVTFTALAIADFYLLAKFATKGPEKEAELY, from the coding sequence AGCTTTTTAGCTACTCACGACTTTAACGGAGAACTCAAAGGTGCAAAAGACCTTCAAAAGCAGTTTGAAGCTACATTTGGGGAAGGCAACTACATTCCACCAGTAAACTTTAGCTTCTGGTCCTTCCACCTAATGGTGTACCTTGGATTTTACTTTGTAATCTTGTTCCTTGTAGGACTTATAAAGTACAAGAACCTTGAAAACAGCACAGGATACTTAAAGCTAGCACTTTATTCTCTACCACTACCTTACATTGCTTGCTGGCTTGGATGGGCATACGCAGAGGTTGGAAGACAACCTTGGATCGTTTATCCGCTAACTGACGATTACGGAAAGATTCTCAATGCCGACATCGGACTCAAAACAGCACAAGCTGTGTCTCTACTTACAAATTTAGAGGTAATCATCACTTACATTATCTTTGCTGTAACCTTTACAGCACTTGCTATTGCTGATTTTTACCTACTTGCAAAATTTGCAACCAAAGGACCAGAAAAAGAAGCAGAACTCTACTAA